A genomic stretch from Chitinophaga lutea includes:
- a CDS encoding PadR family transcriptional regulator yields MNIDNTQSQMRKGVLEFCILSIIKQGEAYPSDIIEKMKEAKLDILEGTLYPLLTRLKNAELLTYRWVESSSGPPRKYFSMTEKGEAFYLDLESTWNELANAVHQLTQQNNTIQ; encoded by the coding sequence ATGAACATAGACAACACGCAATCACAGATGAGGAAAGGGGTGCTCGAATTTTGCATCCTGTCCATCATCAAGCAAGGCGAGGCTTACCCTTCAGACATTATTGAAAAAATGAAAGAAGCAAAGCTGGACATCCTGGAAGGGACACTTTATCCCCTACTGACACGCCTGAAGAACGCTGAGCTGCTCACCTATCGCTGGGTGGAAAGCAGTTCCGGCCCCCCGCGGAAATATTTTTCCATGACCGAAAAAGGAGAAGCCTTTTATTTGGACCTGGAAAGCACATGGAATGAACTGGCCAACGCCGTACACCAGCTCACCCAACAAAACAATACCATCCAATAA
- a CDS encoding SulP family inorganic anion transporter, with the protein MNKQNSIFSNIKGDLSSGLVVFLIAVPLCLGIALASGAPLFSGMIAGIVGGIVIGSLSGSQLSVSGPAAGLTAIVLSAITSLGAFETFLLAVVLAGLMQLVLGFLRAGSVANYFPSNVITGMLTAIGIIIILKQIPHAFGYDADTEGDFAFIQTDGENTFTALLSTLNHIHWGAVLITIISIAILLYWAKIPKLKAVPAALVAVLVGVGLNQFFLAIGSPLGLEQSHLVSLPVASSFNDFVGQFTIPDFGQLTNGAVWLSAATIAVVASIETLLNLEATDKLDPLKRYSSPNRELKAQGVGNMISGLVGGIPITSVIVRSSANINAGGRTKLAAISHGVLLLVCAALIPAVLNMIPLATLAAVLLVTGYKLCKPTVFKQMFVKGKYQWVPFVVTVLVIVFTDLLVGVGVGLATSVLFIMWGNMKSPYFFQREKYRTGDLIRLELSQEVSFLNKANILLTLDRLPENSTIVIDAGKTVYIDQDVLDIIREFSQIKAPQKKIKVVLRGFKEAYKINNTEHVFLEAPEKEKPASVVSNGTHRELLKELTMN; encoded by the coding sequence ATGAACAAGCAAAATTCTATTTTCTCCAATATTAAAGGCGATCTGTCTTCGGGACTTGTAGTGTTCCTGATCGCCGTTCCATTGTGTCTCGGCATTGCGCTTGCGTCCGGAGCGCCGTTGTTTTCAGGTATGATCGCCGGTATTGTCGGCGGCATCGTTATCGGTTCTCTCAGCGGCTCGCAATTGAGTGTGAGCGGCCCTGCTGCAGGTTTGACCGCCATCGTGCTGTCTGCCATTACCTCTCTGGGGGCATTTGAAACGTTTCTGCTTGCCGTCGTACTGGCCGGATTGATGCAGCTGGTGCTGGGCTTCCTGCGTGCCGGCTCCGTCGCCAACTATTTCCCCTCCAATGTCATCACCGGGATGCTGACCGCCATCGGTATCATTATCATCCTGAAACAAATTCCGCATGCTTTCGGGTACGATGCGGATACAGAAGGAGATTTTGCATTCATTCAGACGGATGGCGAAAACACATTTACCGCATTGCTCAGTACACTGAATCATATCCATTGGGGCGCGGTGCTCATTACCATCATATCCATTGCGATACTGCTGTATTGGGCCAAAATCCCCAAACTGAAAGCTGTGCCGGCAGCGTTGGTAGCTGTGCTGGTAGGCGTGGGCCTTAACCAATTCTTCCTGGCCATCGGCTCGCCGCTGGGCCTGGAGCAAAGCCATCTCGTGAGCCTGCCCGTAGCCAGCTCGTTCAATGATTTCGTGGGACAATTCACCATCCCCGACTTCGGTCAGCTGACCAACGGCGCCGTTTGGCTGAGCGCAGCAACGATTGCCGTGGTAGCGTCCATTGAAACGCTGCTGAACCTGGAGGCTACCGACAAACTGGATCCTCTCAAACGCTACTCTTCACCCAACCGCGAGCTGAAAGCACAGGGTGTGGGCAACATGATCAGTGGCCTGGTGGGCGGCATTCCCATCACCTCCGTAATTGTGCGTTCATCGGCCAACATTAATGCCGGTGGCCGTACCAAATTAGCGGCCATCAGCCACGGTGTTCTGCTGCTGGTGTGCGCGGCCCTGATTCCGGCCGTGCTGAACATGATTCCGCTGGCGACCCTGGCGGCCGTGCTGCTGGTAACCGGCTATAAACTTTGCAAACCCACCGTTTTCAAACAGATGTTTGTAAAAGGCAAATACCAGTGGGTACCTTTCGTGGTAACGGTGCTGGTGATCGTTTTCACCGACCTGCTCGTGGGTGTGGGCGTGGGCCTGGCTACCAGCGTGCTGTTCATCATGTGGGGTAACATGAAAAGCCCTTACTTTTTCCAGCGCGAAAAATACCGTACCGGCGATCTGATCAGGCTGGAACTGTCGCAGGAAGTTTCTTTCCTGAACAAGGCCAATATCCTGCTGACGCTCGACCGTCTGCCGGAAAACAGCACCATCGTCATCGATGCCGGCAAAACGGTGTACATCGACCAGGATGTACTGGACATCATCCGCGAATTTTCACAGATCAAAGCGCCGCAGAAAAAAATAAAAGTTGTGCTCAGAGGATTCAAAGAAGCATACAAGATCAACAACACAGAACATGTTTTCCTGGAAGCTCCTGAAAAAGAAAAACCTGCCAGCGTCGTAAGCAATGGCACACACAGGGAGCTGCTGAAAGAACTGACTATGAATTAA
- a CDS encoding carbonic anhydrase family protein — protein sequence MKAHNKITQESLTPETALELLRRGNERFVNNLRINRNLLQQVNQTKEGQWPFAAIVSCMDSRTSAELIFDQGLGDIFSIRLAGAVISDNVLGSLEYACKVARSKIIVVLGHTHCGAIKGACDHVEMGNLTGLLGKIRPAIFQEKTIRENRTSSNQAFVEAVTNIHTERSVQAILEQSVILAEMIEKGEVGIIGAMYDVETGTVTFHEHTKRIGQSLEAVGVSA from the coding sequence ATGAAAGCGCACAATAAAATCACACAGGAAAGCCTTACACCCGAAACCGCCTTAGAGCTGCTCCGGAGGGGCAACGAACGTTTCGTGAACAACCTTCGCATCAACCGTAACCTGTTACAGCAGGTAAACCAGACAAAAGAAGGGCAGTGGCCGTTTGCCGCCATCGTCAGCTGTATGGACTCCCGCACTTCCGCGGAGTTGATTTTCGACCAGGGCCTAGGCGATATTTTCAGCATCCGTCTGGCAGGTGCGGTTATTTCCGATAACGTGCTTGGCAGTCTTGAATACGCCTGTAAAGTGGCACGTTCCAAAATCATTGTGGTGCTGGGGCACACACATTGCGGGGCGATTAAAGGCGCATGCGATCATGTGGAAATGGGTAACCTCACGGGCCTGCTCGGGAAAATAAGGCCCGCTATCTTCCAGGAAAAAACTATCCGGGAAAACCGTACCTCATCGAACCAGGCGTTCGTGGAGGCGGTGACGAATATACATACTGAACGATCTGTACAGGCCATCCTGGAGCAGAGCGTCATTCTTGCAGAAATGATTGAGAAGGGGGAAGTCGGGATTATCGGGGCCATGTATGATGTAGAAACAGGCACCGTCACATTCCATGAGCACACCAAGCGGATCGGACAATCCCTGGAGGCAGTGGGAGTATCGGCGTAA
- a CDS encoding mannose-1-phosphate guanylyltransferase has translation MTSMNKHFYVAIMAGGIGSRFWPYSRTDYPKQFLDILNTGKTLLQWTYERFLQFIPEENIYVVTHHQYAGTVAKQLPNLPQENIVSEPSRKNTAPCVAYISHKVHKKDPKASMICAPADHLIMDGTAFTSTCLNALLFAQKNNALLTLGIKPTRPDTGYGYIQYETQQVADNVYQVKTFTEKPNLELAKTFLKSGDFLWNAGIFVWNTHSILKAFATYLPEMDELFTQENSVLNTSGEKDVIEKIYSQCTNISIDYGIMEKADNVYVIPANFGWSDLGTWASAYENLEKDYLGNAVQGKNVMVIDATKCMVKAPNDKLVVLQGLDDMIVIDTTDVLLICKKENEQQIKEYVAEVKRHKGDKYM, from the coding sequence ATGACATCAATGAACAAACATTTTTATGTGGCCATTATGGCCGGAGGTATTGGTAGCCGGTTTTGGCCTTATAGCCGCACGGACTACCCCAAACAGTTCCTGGACATCTTGAATACAGGTAAAACCCTGCTGCAATGGACCTATGAGCGTTTTTTGCAGTTTATTCCGGAAGAAAATATTTACGTGGTGACCCACCACCAGTATGCTGGTACGGTGGCCAAGCAGTTGCCCAACCTGCCCCAGGAAAACATTGTAAGCGAGCCCTCCCGCAAAAACACGGCACCCTGTGTAGCATATATTTCCCACAAGGTGCATAAGAAGGATCCCAAGGCCAGCATGATTTGTGCACCCGCGGACCATCTCATCATGGACGGGACCGCTTTTACCAGCACCTGCCTGAACGCGCTGCTTTTTGCGCAGAAAAATAATGCGCTGCTGACCCTCGGCATCAAACCCACCCGCCCCGATACCGGCTATGGGTATATCCAGTATGAAACACAACAGGTGGCCGATAATGTCTACCAGGTAAAAACGTTTACCGAAAAGCCCAACCTGGAACTGGCCAAAACGTTTCTTAAGAGCGGCGACTTCCTCTGGAATGCCGGCATTTTCGTGTGGAACACACACAGCATTCTGAAAGCCTTTGCTACCTACCTGCCCGAGATGGATGAGTTGTTCACGCAGGAAAACAGTGTGCTGAACACTTCAGGGGAAAAAGATGTGATCGAAAAAATTTATTCGCAGTGCACCAATATTTCCATCGACTATGGTATCATGGAAAAGGCGGACAATGTGTACGTCATTCCCGCCAATTTCGGCTGGAGCGATCTCGGCACCTGGGCCAGCGCCTACGAGAATCTTGAAAAGGATTACCTGGGCAACGCCGTACAAGGTAAAAACGTGATGGTGATAGACGCAACAAAATGTATGGTGAAAGCGCCTAACGACAAGCTGGTAGTGCTGCAGGGCCTCGACGATATGATTGTGATCGATACAACCGACGTGTTGCTGATTTGTAAGAAAGAAAACGAGCAGCAGATCAAAGAGTACGTGGCCGAAGTGAAACGGCACAAGGGAGACAAATACATGTAA
- a CDS encoding KpsF/GutQ family sugar-phosphate isomerase: protein MKQKTTVNIRETAKRTIRLESAAIGSLEQFINDDFEQTVELIAHCQGRVVMTGIGKSAIIAQKIVATLNSTGTPALFMHAADAIHGDLGMITPEDVVICISKSGESPEIKVLVPLVNNLGNTLVAIVGKPDSYLARSAHFVLNTFVTQEACPNNLAPTSSTTAQMVMGDALAVCLMELRGFTAEDFAKFHPGGTLGKKLYLKVADLSRLHQVPKVMLDSTLRTVIVEISSKMLGVTGVVNEAGGLEGIITDGDLRRMLEKNMDASGVKAADIMSRNPKTIQHDELAVNALELMREYDITQLLVMKGDQYHGIIHLHDLIREGII from the coding sequence ATGAAACAGAAGACTACGGTAAACATCCGGGAAACAGCGAAGCGGACAATCAGGCTGGAATCAGCTGCCATTGGGAGTTTGGAGCAATTTATCAATGACGATTTTGAACAAACCGTGGAATTGATTGCCCATTGTCAGGGCCGTGTGGTGATGACCGGTATTGGCAAAAGCGCCATAATTGCCCAAAAGATCGTGGCAACGCTCAATTCCACCGGTACGCCGGCCCTGTTTATGCATGCTGCAGACGCTATTCATGGCGATCTGGGGATGATTACGCCCGAAGATGTGGTGATTTGCATCTCCAAAAGCGGCGAATCCCCGGAGATCAAGGTGCTGGTGCCCCTGGTGAATAACCTGGGCAACACGCTGGTGGCCATTGTGGGGAAACCTGATTCATACCTTGCCCGGTCGGCACATTTTGTGCTGAATACTTTCGTTACACAGGAAGCCTGCCCCAATAACCTCGCGCCTACCTCCAGCACCACGGCCCAAATGGTGATGGGCGACGCGTTGGCCGTGTGCCTGATGGAGCTGCGGGGCTTCACTGCGGAAGATTTCGCGAAATTCCACCCCGGCGGTACTTTAGGCAAAAAACTCTACCTGAAAGTGGCAGACCTCAGCCGCCTGCATCAGGTGCCGAAAGTGATGCTGGACAGTACGCTCAGGACCGTGATCGTGGAGATTTCGTCCAAAATGCTCGGTGTTACAGGCGTTGTGAATGAAGCGGGCGGACTGGAAGGGATTATCACCGACGGCGACCTCAGGAGGATGCTGGAAAAGAATATGGATGCATCGGGCGTGAAGGCGGCGGACATCATGAGCCGTAACCCCAAAACCATTCAGCACGACGAACTGGCGGTGAACGCGCTGGAATTGATGCGGGAATATGATATTACGCAATTACTGGTGATGAAAGGTGACCAGTATCATGGAATTATACATTTACACGATTTAATCCGAGAAGGAATTATTTGA
- the recQ gene encoding DNA helicase RecQ, producing MAVAKVSLLDALHEHFGFDSFKGNQEKIIKSILSGKDTFVIMPTGGGKSLCYQLPALMSPGVALIVSPLIALMKNQVDLIRSYSSKDNVAHFLNSTLTKAQIKKVRTDLLSGKTKMLYVAPETLTKQENIDFFKELDISFIAVDEAHCISEWGHDFRPEYRRLKEMIDMISDKLPVIALTATATPKVQSDIVKNLELRNPEIFMSSFNRPNLYYEIRPKRKKEQTIKEIVKFIHLHKGKSGIIYTLNRKTTEELADMLVANGIKAVAYHAGLDSGTRAQRQDMFLLEEVEVIVATIAFGMGIDKPDVRFVIHYNIPKSLENYYQETGRGGRDGLEGICVCFYSYKDVQKLEHLMRDKPLSEREMGAQLINETVAYAESAVCRRKVILHYFGEKYEQENCGKCDNCRNPKEKIEVKNRVVIVLKAIQRLEERFGTEYVVNIITGRTNPQITTFRHDKLDVFGEGKEFDPHFWNSLIRQMMLEGLLDKDIEEYGLLKITEKGRKFIKKPYSIYVALNHQFDEDGGGDDEDGTSGEVQLSADPALFEMLKDLRKKVSKEKNLPPFVIFLETSLEDMATQYPTTVQELEKIQGVSKGKAIRYGKKFVDVIAAYVEENNITKPDDFVMKSVVNKSGLKVFIIQNIDKKMPLETIAKNKELSIPQLLDEMETIVASGTRLNLDYCIDEELDDYAQDEIIEYFKGCETSSLQIAKDELTEGNYTIEQLKLMRIKFLVEYGN from the coding sequence ATGGCTGTTGCAAAGGTAAGTTTGTTGGATGCATTACACGAACACTTTGGGTTTGATTCCTTCAAGGGGAATCAGGAGAAGATCATTAAAAGCATACTTTCCGGAAAAGATACATTCGTGATCATGCCAACCGGAGGCGGTAAATCTTTATGCTACCAGCTTCCAGCACTGATGAGCCCCGGCGTGGCGCTCATCGTGAGCCCGTTGATTGCGCTGATGAAAAATCAGGTAGACCTGATACGTTCTTACAGCAGCAAAGACAATGTGGCGCATTTTCTCAATTCTACACTCACCAAGGCGCAAATCAAAAAGGTGCGCACGGACCTGCTATCCGGCAAAACGAAAATGCTGTATGTGGCGCCGGAAACACTCACCAAGCAGGAAAACATCGATTTTTTCAAAGAACTGGATATTTCGTTCATCGCCGTGGATGAGGCACATTGTATTTCGGAATGGGGGCACGACTTCCGCCCGGAGTACCGCCGCCTGAAGGAAATGATCGACATGATCAGCGACAAGCTGCCTGTTATCGCCCTTACGGCCACGGCTACGCCCAAGGTGCAGAGCGACATCGTGAAGAACCTCGAGCTGCGGAATCCTGAAATTTTCATGTCGTCTTTTAACCGCCCCAACCTGTATTACGAAATCAGGCCCAAGCGCAAAAAAGAGCAGACCATCAAGGAAATCGTCAAATTCATCCACCTGCACAAGGGTAAAAGCGGCATCATCTACACGCTGAACCGCAAAACCACCGAAGAGCTGGCAGACATGCTGGTGGCAAACGGCATCAAGGCCGTGGCCTACCATGCGGGCCTCGACTCCGGGACCCGTGCGCAGCGCCAGGATATGTTCCTGCTCGAGGAAGTGGAAGTGATCGTGGCCACCATCGCATTCGGGATGGGAATCGACAAACCCGACGTGCGGTTCGTGATACATTACAACATCCCGAAAAGCCTCGAGAACTATTACCAGGAAACCGGCCGCGGCGGCCGCGATGGACTGGAAGGGATTTGCGTATGCTTTTACTCCTACAAGGACGTGCAGAAACTCGAGCACCTTATGCGCGATAAGCCGCTCTCCGAAAGGGAAATGGGCGCCCAGCTCATTAACGAAACCGTGGCTTACGCGGAAAGCGCCGTTTGCCGCCGGAAAGTGATCCTGCATTACTTCGGTGAAAAATACGAGCAGGAAAACTGCGGCAAATGCGATAACTGCCGCAACCCGAAAGAAAAGATCGAGGTGAAGAACCGCGTAGTAATCGTTTTAAAGGCCATTCAGCGCCTCGAAGAGCGCTTCGGCACCGAATACGTGGTAAATATCATTACAGGGCGTACAAACCCGCAAATCACCACTTTCCGGCACGACAAACTGGACGTGTTCGGGGAGGGGAAGGAGTTCGACCCCCATTTCTGGAATTCCCTCATCCGCCAGATGATGCTGGAAGGGTTGCTGGATAAGGATATTGAAGAATACGGACTGCTGAAGATCACCGAAAAAGGTCGAAAATTCATCAAAAAACCATACTCCATCTACGTTGCGCTGAACCATCAGTTCGATGAGGACGGCGGTGGCGATGATGAAGACGGCACTTCCGGTGAGGTACAGCTGTCGGCCGACCCGGCGCTGTTCGAAATGCTGAAAGACCTGCGTAAAAAGGTTTCCAAAGAAAAGAACCTTCCACCGTTCGTCATCTTCCTCGAAACCTCGCTGGAAGACATGGCCACCCAATACCCCACCACCGTGCAGGAGCTGGAAAAAATCCAGGGGGTCAGCAAAGGCAAGGCCATCCGCTACGGCAAAAAATTCGTGGACGTGATTGCGGCGTATGTGGAAGAAAACAATATCACCAAGCCCGACGATTTTGTGATGAAGAGCGTGGTGAATAAAAGCGGGCTGAAAGTGTTCATCATCCAGAACATCGATAAAAAGATGCCGCTGGAAACTATCGCCAAAAATAAGGAACTGAGCATTCCCCAGTTGCTGGATGAAATGGAAACCATCGTGGCCAGCGGCACCCGCCTTAACCTCGATTATTGTATCGACGAAGAGTTGGATGACTATGCGCAGGATGAGATCATCGAATACTTCAAAGGCTGCGAAACATCCAGCCTGCAGATCGCAAAAGATGAGCTCACGGAAGGCAATTACACCATCGAGCAGCTGAAACTGATGCGTATCAAGTTCCTGGTGGAATATGGAAACTGA